A window from Roseburia sp. 499 encodes these proteins:
- a CDS encoding FeoB-associated Cys-rich membrane protein: MGTIIVGAVVVVVAALAARSIYRDKKSGKACSGCSGGCAGCHGGCHTEQ, from the coding sequence ATGGGTACAATCATAGTTGGTGCAGTAGTGGTGGTTGTGGCTGCATTGGCAGCACGTTCCATATACCGTGATAAAAAGAGTGGAAAAGCTTGCAGCGGATGTAGCGGCGGATGTGCCGGATGTCATGGTGGATGCCACACGGAACAATAA